The Nocardioides salarius genome includes a region encoding these proteins:
- the trxA gene encoding thioredoxin produces the protein MATIELTEANFETHVKEDDILLVDFWADWCGPCKQFAPTYEAASEANSDITFGSIDTEAQQQLAAAAGIQSIPTLMAFREGILVFAQPGALPAPALDQVIQAVRELDMDEVRQQVEAQQTPEG, from the coding sequence ATGGCAACCATCGAGCTGACCGAGGCCAACTTCGAGACCCACGTGAAGGAGGACGACATCCTCCTGGTCGACTTCTGGGCCGACTGGTGCGGGCCCTGCAAGCAGTTCGCGCCGACCTACGAGGCGGCCTCCGAGGCCAACTCCGACATCACCTTCGGCTCCATCGACACCGAGGCCCAGCAGCAGCTGGCCGCCGCGGCGGGCATCCAGTCGATCCCGACCCTGATGGCCTTCCGCGAGGGCATCCTGGTCTTCGCCCAGCCCGGCGCCCTGCCGGCCCCGGCGCTCGACCAGGTCATCCAGGCCGTGCGCGAGCTCGACATGGACGAGGTCCGCCAGCAGGTAGAGGCGCAGCAGACGCCCGAGGGCTGA
- a CDS encoding haloacid dehalogenase type II, which translates to MDDQTGAPRVVVLDVNETLSDLSPLDEAFTEVGLAAHERQAWFAGVLRDGFGLGLAGAPAPFADVAAGLLRARLLEQGTGADEVEGAVEHVMGRFATLTVHRDVGPGIRALRAAGLRVVTLSNGSAGVAEGLLDRAGLRDHVDLVLSVEDAPAWKPAAAAYAHALEECGVEAHEAMLVAVHPWDIDGAARAGLRTGWVDRSGRDAYPTHLRAPELRAPSLAELAGDLLTAELK; encoded by the coding sequence ATGGACGATCAGACCGGTGCCCCCCGCGTGGTGGTCCTCGACGTCAACGAGACGCTCTCGGACCTCTCGCCCCTCGACGAGGCCTTCACCGAGGTGGGGCTGGCCGCCCACGAGCGGCAGGCGTGGTTCGCCGGCGTGCTCCGCGACGGCTTCGGCCTGGGGCTCGCCGGGGCGCCCGCCCCCTTCGCCGACGTGGCGGCCGGGCTGCTGCGGGCGCGGCTGCTCGAGCAGGGCACCGGCGCCGACGAGGTCGAGGGCGCCGTCGAGCACGTGATGGGCCGGTTCGCCACCCTCACCGTGCACCGCGACGTGGGCCCGGGCATCCGGGCGCTGCGCGCCGCCGGGCTGCGGGTCGTGACGCTGAGCAACGGCTCGGCCGGCGTCGCCGAGGGGCTGCTCGACCGCGCCGGGCTGCGCGACCACGTCGACCTGGTGCTCTCGGTCGAGGACGCGCCGGCGTGGAAGCCCGCGGCGGCGGCGTACGCGCACGCGCTGGAGGAGTGCGGCGTCGAGGCGCACGAGGCGATGCTGGTGGCGGTGCACCCGTGGGACATCGACGGCGCGGCCCGCGCCGGGCTGCGCACCGGGTGGGTCGACCGCAGCGGGCGCGACGCCTATCCCACGCACCTGCGCGCACCCGAGCTGCGTGCCCCGTCGCTGGCCGAGCTCGCCGGCGACCTGCTCACCGCCGAGCTGAAGTAG
- the ilvA gene encoding threonine ammonia-lyase yields MSEVPTVGLADIEAAREVLAGVAVRTPMEESRWLSELVGGEVRLKAENLQRTGSFKARGAYVRISRLSEEERARGVVAASAGNHAQGVALAAQLLGISATVFMPEGAPIPKERATRGYGADVVFSGQYLEDALVAAHEFAERTGAVLIHPFDHPDVVAGQGTVGLEIIEQLPEVATVVVPTGGGGLLAGVALAVKALRPDVRVVGVQAKDAAAYPGSLEAGRPTPLTVMRTMADGIAVGRPGDLTFAAVVEHVDDVVTVSEDSLARAVLSLAERAKLVCEPAGAAAVAALLDHPDAFEAPVVAVLSGGNIDPLLLGKVIRHGMAAAGRYLNLDVTIPDAPGGLARLLTEVSAAGANVLEVAHERISPALSMDEVEVHLQLETRGSAHSDTVLARLREHGYRVLE; encoded by the coding sequence GTGAGCGAGGTGCCCACCGTCGGGCTCGCCGACATCGAGGCCGCGCGCGAGGTCCTCGCCGGCGTCGCGGTGCGTACGCCGATGGAGGAGTCGCGCTGGCTCTCGGAGCTGGTCGGCGGCGAGGTGCGCCTGAAGGCCGAGAACCTGCAGCGCACCGGCTCGTTCAAGGCCCGCGGTGCCTACGTGCGCATCTCGCGGCTCAGCGAGGAGGAGCGGGCCCGTGGCGTCGTCGCGGCCTCGGCCGGCAACCACGCCCAGGGCGTGGCCCTGGCCGCGCAGCTGCTCGGCATCTCCGCCACCGTCTTCATGCCTGAGGGCGCGCCGATCCCCAAGGAGCGCGCCACCCGCGGCTACGGCGCCGACGTGGTCTTCTCCGGGCAGTACCTCGAGGACGCGCTGGTCGCGGCCCACGAGTTCGCCGAGCGCACCGGCGCGGTGCTGATTCATCCCTTCGACCACCCCGACGTGGTGGCCGGGCAGGGCACGGTGGGCCTGGAGATCATCGAGCAGCTGCCCGAGGTCGCCACCGTGGTCGTGCCCACCGGCGGGGGCGGGCTGCTCGCCGGGGTCGCCCTGGCCGTCAAGGCGCTGCGCCCCGACGTACGCGTCGTGGGCGTGCAGGCCAAGGACGCCGCGGCCTACCCGGGCTCGCTGGAGGCCGGCCGGCCGACGCCGTTGACGGTGATGCGCACGATGGCCGACGGCATCGCCGTGGGCCGGCCCGGCGACCTGACCTTCGCCGCGGTGGTCGAGCACGTCGACGACGTCGTCACCGTCAGCGAGGACTCGCTGGCGCGGGCGGTGCTGTCGCTGGCCGAGCGGGCCAAGCTGGTCTGCGAGCCGGCCGGCGCGGCGGCGGTCGCGGCCCTGCTCGACCACCCCGACGCGTTCGAGGCGCCGGTGGTGGCGGTGCTCTCGGGCGGCAACATCGACCCGCTGCTGCTGGGCAAGGTGATCCGGCACGGCATGGCCGCCGCCGGTCGCTACCTCAACCTCGACGTCACCATCCCCGACGCCCCCGGCGGCCTGGCCCGGCTGCTCACCGAGGTCAGCGCCGCGGGCGCCAACGTCCTCGAGGTCGCCCACGAGCGGATCTCACCGGCCCTGTCGATGGACGAGGTCGAGGTGCACCTGCAGCTCGAGACGCGGGGCTCGGCGCACTCCGACACCGTGCTCGCGCGGCTGCGCGAGCACGGCTACCGCGTCCTGGAGTGA
- the mca gene encoding mycothiol conjugate amidase Mca translates to MSQHPQPSSAPPASHHDGSRPYEGLRLMHVHAHPDDESSKGAASTARYVDQGAQVHVVTCTGGERGSILNPKMERPDILANITEVRRQEMERARDILGITQHWLGFVDSGWPDGDPKPPLPEGCFALAPMEESVEALVRIIRQVRPHVLTTYDERGGYPHPDHVRCHEVSVAAFEAAGDAERFPDAGEPWQPLKLYYHHSFNRPRMEALHAAMQAHGLESPWEERLKTWKPEPEWDARITTKVECGAYFGVRDQALLAHATQIDPDGHWFAIPRELQVEVWPTEDYELVVSHIASTTPEDDLFAGIAAPGGTL, encoded by the coding sequence ATGTCGCAGCACCCCCAGCCGAGCAGCGCCCCGCCGGCCAGCCACCACGACGGCAGCCGCCCCTACGAGGGCCTGCGCCTGATGCACGTGCACGCCCACCCCGACGACGAGTCGAGCAAGGGGGCGGCGTCGACCGCGCGCTACGTCGACCAGGGCGCCCAGGTGCACGTGGTGACCTGCACGGGCGGGGAGCGGGGGTCGATCCTCAACCCCAAGATGGAACGCCCCGACATCCTGGCCAACATCACCGAGGTGCGCCGCCAGGAGATGGAGCGCGCGCGCGACATCCTCGGCATCACCCAGCACTGGCTGGGCTTCGTCGACTCCGGCTGGCCCGACGGCGACCCCAAGCCGCCGCTGCCCGAGGGCTGCTTCGCGCTGGCCCCGATGGAGGAGTCGGTCGAGGCGCTGGTGCGCATCATCCGCCAGGTCCGCCCCCACGTGCTGACGACGTACGACGAGCGCGGGGGCTACCCGCACCCCGACCACGTGCGCTGCCACGAGGTCAGCGTCGCGGCGTTCGAGGCCGCCGGCGACGCCGAGCGCTTCCCCGACGCGGGCGAGCCCTGGCAGCCGCTGAAGCTCTACTACCACCACTCGTTCAACCGCCCCCGCATGGAGGCGCTGCACGCCGCGATGCAGGCCCACGGCCTGGAGTCGCCGTGGGAGGAGCGGCTGAAGACCTGGAAGCCGGAGCCCGAGTGGGACGCCCGGATCACGACCAAGGTCGAGTGCGGCGCCTACTTCGGGGTGCGCGACCAGGCGCTGCTGGCGCACGCCACCCAGATCGACCCCGACGGCCACTGGTTCGCGATCCCGCGCGAGCTGCAGGTCGAGGTGTGGCCGACCGAGGACTACGAGCTCGTGGTGAGCCACATCGCCTCGACGACGCCCGAGGACGACCTCTTCGCGGGCATCGCGGCCCCGGGTGGCACGCTGTGA
- a CDS encoding DUF4307 domain-containing protein, with amino-acid sequence MTSQDLLTERYGAPSPWRRRSLLALVAVVAAASLGWLAWTTLVHANPPVRSDIVGFEVVDVHTTTAVVDVRVESDATDVQCLVRAYATDKVVVGERVFTPTGDGRTEISVRTERLATAVENVGCTADGQLRPR; translated from the coding sequence GTGACCTCGCAGGACCTCCTCACCGAGCGGTACGGCGCCCCGTCGCCGTGGCGGCGCCGCTCGCTGCTCGCGCTGGTCGCGGTGGTGGCCGCGGCCTCGCTGGGCTGGCTGGCCTGGACCACGCTGGTGCACGCCAACCCGCCGGTGCGCTCCGACATCGTCGGCTTCGAGGTCGTCGACGTCCACACGACCACCGCGGTGGTCGACGTGCGCGTCGAGAGCGACGCCACCGACGTGCAGTGCCTGGTGCGCGCCTACGCCACCGACAAGGTCGTCGTCGGCGAGCGGGTCTTCACCCCGACCGGTGACGGGCGCACCGAGATCAGCGTGCGCACCGAGCGGCTCGCGACCGCCGTGGAGAACGTCGGCTGCACCGCCGACGGCCAGCTCCGCCCCCGCTGA
- the greA gene encoding transcription elongation factor GreA: protein MTQSTEPGKIWLTKDAFDKLNAELEDLKGPVRADVIERISNARDEGDLKENGGYHAAREEQGRIEGRIRQLEDMLRRAEIGETPPDDGVVEPGMKITYKFVGDDDDEAETFLLGAREIEDSVEDLKVYSPQSPLGQAINGASRGDTVSYEAPNGKMLEVVILDAVPYTV, encoded by the coding sequence ATGACGCAGTCGACCGAGCCGGGCAAGATCTGGCTGACCAAGGACGCCTTCGACAAGCTCAACGCCGAGCTCGAGGACCTCAAGGGCCCGGTGCGTGCGGACGTCATCGAGCGCATCAGCAACGCCCGCGACGAGGGCGACCTCAAGGAGAACGGCGGCTACCACGCCGCCCGTGAGGAGCAGGGCCGCATCGAGGGCCGCATCCGCCAGCTCGAGGACATGCTGCGCCGCGCCGAGATCGGCGAGACCCCTCCCGACGACGGTGTCGTCGAGCCGGGCATGAAGATCACCTACAAGTTCGTCGGTGACGACGACGACGAGGCCGAGACCTTCCTGCTCGGGGCCCGCGAGATCGAGGACTCCGTCGAGGACCTCAAGGTCTACTCCCCGCAGTCCCCGCTGGGCCAGGCCATCAACGGCGCCAGCCGCGGCGACACGGTCTCCTACGAGGCCCCCAACGGCAAGATGCTCGAGGTCGTCATCCTCGACGCGGTGCCCTACACCGTCTGA
- a CDS encoding carbohydrate ABC transporter permease produces MTTPEKLIQMVIAIVLFVGVMAAILLVTARLKSRSGERIQAAAFVGPALFLVAVGLLYPALKTAYQSFFGANGDNFVGIDNYIDIFTNSSLLTVLRNTLLWVLLVPTLSTFIGLVYAVLVDRSRFEKLAKALVFLPMAISLVGASIIWKFVYEYKGTENTQIGLLNGILKALGFDTYNFLFNDPWNTFFLIIILVWIQAGFAMTILSASIKAIPDDIVEAASLDGVSGLKMFFFITVPSIRPSLIVVLTTISIGTLKVFDIVQTSTGGRFETSVLAYEYYFQYFVSLNQGLAAALAVVIFALVSPIIIYNVRQLRKLEAR; encoded by the coding sequence GTGACGACACCCGAGAAGCTCATCCAGATGGTCATCGCCATCGTGCTGTTCGTCGGCGTGATGGCAGCCATCCTGCTGGTGACCGCGCGACTGAAATCGCGCAGCGGTGAACGGATCCAAGCCGCGGCCTTCGTCGGCCCGGCGCTCTTCCTGGTGGCCGTCGGACTGCTGTACCCGGCGCTCAAGACCGCCTACCAGTCCTTCTTCGGCGCCAACGGCGACAACTTCGTCGGCATCGACAACTACATCGACATCTTCACCAACTCCAGCCTGCTCACGGTGCTGCGCAACACGCTGCTGTGGGTGCTGCTGGTGCCGACCCTGTCGACCTTCATCGGCCTGGTCTACGCGGTGCTGGTCGACCGCTCCCGCTTCGAGAAGCTGGCGAAGGCACTGGTCTTCCTGCCGATGGCGATCTCGCTCGTGGGCGCCTCGATCATCTGGAAGTTCGTCTACGAGTACAAGGGCACCGAGAACACCCAGATCGGCCTGCTCAACGGCATCTTGAAGGCGCTGGGCTTCGACACCTACAACTTCTTGTTCAACGACCCGTGGAACACGTTCTTCCTGATCATCATCCTGGTCTGGATCCAGGCCGGTTTCGCGATGACGATCCTCTCGGCCTCGATCAAGGCCATCCCCGACGACATCGTCGAGGCCGCGAGCCTCGACGGGGTGAGCGGGCTGAAGATGTTCTTCTTCATCACCGTGCCCAGCATCCGACCGTCGCTGATCGTGGTGCTGACGACCATCAGCATCGGCACCTTGAAGGTCTTCGACATCGTGCAGACCTCGACCGGTGGTCGCTTCGAGACCAGCGTGCTGGCCTACGAGTACTACTTCCAGTACTTCGTCTCGCTCAACCAGGGCCTCGCCGCGGCGCTGGCCGTGGTGATCTTCGCGCTGGTCAGCCCGATCATCATCTACAACGTCCGTCAGTTGCGGAAGCTGGAGGCACGATGA
- a CDS encoding sigma-70 family RNA polymerase sigma factor codes for MGTQVEGWAGARRTGRAARTGRPGRSATRPGGDGEGLHDEDAVQAAYLRHGPEIYRFVLRSLGDRGAAEDVTQETFLKAWRHAERYDPALASLRVWLFGIARNVVIDHARAARVRPWQSALAGDEAVQAALHETGGTEGDPSERLVGQWVVEEALSRISEHHRVAIVQTHLRERPYDEVAAELGVPVGTLRSRVFYGLKALRAAMDEMGVAP; via the coding sequence ATGGGGACGCAGGTCGAGGGGTGGGCGGGTGCTCGGAGGACGGGGCGCGCGGCGCGGACGGGCCGGCCCGGGCGGAGCGCGACCAGGCCCGGCGGCGACGGCGAGGGGCTGCACGACGAGGACGCCGTGCAGGCCGCCTACCTGCGCCACGGGCCCGAGATCTACCGCTTCGTGCTGCGCTCGCTCGGTGACCGCGGCGCCGCCGAGGACGTCACCCAGGAGACCTTCCTCAAGGCCTGGCGGCACGCCGAGCGCTACGACCCGGCGCTCGCGTCGCTGCGGGTCTGGCTCTTCGGGATCGCGCGCAACGTGGTGATCGACCACGCGCGCGCCGCCCGGGTGCGGCCCTGGCAGTCGGCGCTGGCCGGCGACGAGGCGGTGCAGGCCGCGCTCCACGAGACCGGCGGCACCGAGGGCGACCCCTCGGAGCGGCTGGTGGGACAGTGGGTCGTGGAGGAGGCGCTGAGCCGCATCAGCGAGCACCACCGGGTCGCGATCGTGCAGACCCACCTGCGCGAACGGCCCTACGACGAGGTCGCCGCCGAGCTGGGGGTGCCGGTGGGCACGCTGCGCAGCCGGGTCTTCTACGGGCTCAAGGCGCTGCGCGCCGCGATGGACGAGATGGGGGTGGCGCCGTGA
- a CDS encoding ABC transporter substrate-binding protein, with product MRSRKIRHATIAAMAATGLVLAGCASDTSTSETNTAEGTSPGEGVEGCEDLTQFGDLSGTEVNVYTSIIEPESDAHKASYEKFTECTGAEVSYEGSNQFETQLIVRVRGGNAPDIAYVPQPGLLATLVDTGSVVPAPEPTAENVDEFWGEDWKGYGTVDDTFYAAPLGANVKSFVWYSPTMFEQEGYEVPETWDDMIALSEEIAQQGDMKPWCVGIESGEATGWVLTDWLEDALLRDAGADVYDQWVNHEIPFDDPQVVESLDRVGGIVKNPDFVNGGHGDVNSIATTTFQDGGLPITKGECAMHRQASFYAAQWDDQTTVAEDGDVFAFYLPTTNDEQGRPVLGGGEFTVAFDDRPEVQAFQTYLSSDVWANEKAKATPAGGWVSANTGLDIELLNSPIDRLSAETFQDPEAVFRFDGSDQMPSAVGAGSFWKEMTSWVTGDDSGTALSNIEESWPN from the coding sequence ATGCGCTCACGCAAGATCCGGCACGCGACGATCGCGGCCATGGCCGCCACCGGCCTCGTCCTGGCCGGCTGTGCCAGTGACACCAGCACCAGCGAGACGAACACCGCCGAGGGCACCTCGCCCGGCGAGGGCGTCGAGGGCTGCGAGGACCTGACCCAGTTCGGCGACCTCAGCGGCACCGAGGTCAACGTCTACACCTCGATCATCGAGCCCGAGTCCGACGCCCACAAGGCGTCCTACGAGAAGTTCACCGAGTGCACCGGCGCCGAGGTCAGCTACGAGGGCTCGAACCAGTTCGAGACCCAGCTCATCGTGCGCGTGCGCGGCGGCAACGCCCCCGACATCGCCTACGTCCCGCAGCCGGGCCTGCTCGCCACCCTGGTCGACACCGGTTCGGTGGTGCCGGCTCCCGAGCCGACCGCCGAGAACGTCGACGAGTTCTGGGGCGAGGACTGGAAGGGCTACGGCACCGTCGACGACACCTTCTACGCCGCCCCGCTGGGCGCCAACGTCAAGTCGTTCGTCTGGTACTCCCCGACGATGTTCGAGCAGGAGGGCTACGAGGTCCCCGAGACGTGGGACGACATGATCGCCCTGTCCGAGGAGATCGCCCAGCAGGGCGACATGAAGCCGTGGTGCGTGGGCATCGAGTCCGGCGAGGCCACCGGGTGGGTGCTCACCGACTGGCTCGAGGACGCGCTCCTGCGTGACGCCGGCGCCGACGTCTACGACCAGTGGGTCAACCACGAGATCCCCTTCGACGACCCGCAGGTCGTCGAGTCGCTCGACCGTGTCGGCGGCATCGTGAAGAACCCCGACTTCGTCAACGGCGGCCACGGCGACGTCAACTCCATCGCCACCACCACCTTCCAGGACGGCGGCCTGCCGATCACCAAGGGCGAGTGCGCGATGCACCGCCAGGCGAGCTTCTACGCCGCCCAGTGGGACGACCAGACCACCGTGGCCGAGGACGGCGACGTCTTCGCCTTCTACCTGCCCACCACCAACGACGAGCAGGGTCGCCCGGTCCTCGGCGGTGGCGAGTTCACCGTCGCCTTCGACGACCGCCCGGAGGTGCAGGCCTTCCAGACCTACCTCTCCAGCGACGTGTGGGCCAACGAGAAGGCCAAGGCCACCCCGGCCGGCGGCTGGGTCAGCGCCAACACCGGCCTCGACATCGAGCTGCTCAACAGCCCGATCGACCGGCTCTCCGCCGAGACCTTCCAGGACCCCGAGGCCGTCTTCCGCTTCGACGGCTCCGACCAGATGCCCAGCGCCGTGGGTGCCGGGTCCTTCTGGAAGGAGATGACCTCGTGGGTCACCGGTGACGACAGCGGGACCGCGCTGTCCAACATCGAGGAGTCCTGGCCGAACTGA
- a CDS encoding anti-sigma factor family protein has translation MSDDQQQDRHEQLRELLGAHVLGHLDDLEAGAVRAHLDGCAACRAEVADLEPLVARLDAVDPTHLDERPSPAAGLGARIRSAIAAEQSERDRRERAEEHEAARSRSRRRTTLLTAAAAVVVLALGAGVGLGRATAPEPPAVPLEAISLEVETPGEGTGIEVESAGLVAHTWGTELRLVGAGFEEGAVYRAAFRDGTGRLTPAGQFLGTGGDDMTCNLQSALLRADVTAVVVRDEAGRTVLSSAL, from the coding sequence GTGAGCGACGACCAGCAGCAGGACCGTCACGAGCAGCTGCGCGAGCTGCTGGGCGCCCACGTGCTGGGCCACCTCGACGACCTCGAGGCGGGCGCCGTGCGCGCCCACCTCGACGGTTGCGCCGCGTGCCGCGCCGAGGTCGCCGACCTCGAGCCCCTGGTGGCGCGCCTCGACGCCGTCGACCCCACCCACCTCGACGAGCGGCCCTCCCCGGCCGCCGGCCTGGGGGCACGCATCCGCAGCGCCATCGCCGCCGAGCAGTCCGAGCGCGACCGGCGCGAGCGCGCCGAGGAGCACGAGGCGGCGCGCTCGCGCTCCCGGCGTCGTACGACGCTGCTGACCGCGGCCGCCGCCGTGGTGGTGCTCGCCCTCGGCGCGGGCGTCGGCCTGGGGCGCGCCACGGCGCCGGAGCCCCCGGCCGTGCCGCTGGAGGCGATCAGCCTCGAGGTCGAGACGCCGGGGGAGGGCACCGGCATCGAGGTCGAGAGCGCGGGACTGGTCGCCCACACGTGGGGCACCGAGCTGCGCCTGGTGGGTGCGGGCTTCGAGGAGGGAGCGGTCTACCGGGCCGCGTTCCGCGACGGGACGGGCCGGCTGACGCCGGCGGGGCAGTTCCTGGGCACCGGCGGGGACGACATGACCTGCAACCTGCAGTCGGCGCTGCTGCGCGCCGACGTGACGGCGGTCGTGGTGCGCGACGAGGCGGGTCGCACGGTGCTCAGCAGCGCCCTGTAG
- a CDS encoding AI-2E family transporter — protein sequence MDEQEVTGTDPAGDVAMARPDPAAPAPGGRLRRRALRTRSVEEEEGLAHRLFQQWSQLRDERERRLTPPELVSGADAYPRTHVPPGVELAAAWAWRFLVIVAAGAVIAWTVGYLSVIVLPIVVALLVTALAVPAVDLLTRLRVPRGLAALLVVVGGLATVSALLTFVGQQVANGATDLAEQTVAGLGQIRGWLEDGPLNASDSQVDRWINDAQRLITDQTSDGQVVTRLTEVGTTLTHVFAGFFIVLFSTYFFMADGQRIWSWLVRLAPRVARPRVDSSGRVAWISLTQFVRATVVVALVDAVGIAGWAWFLGVPFVAAIGVLVFLGAFVPMIGATIAGTVAILVALVDQGPVAALLMLVGVIVVQQVEGHVLQPFLMGRWVSVHPLAVIVAIATGVLVAGIAGALVAVPLAAALNAVVQHLAANTAPGDDPEEELAEDYGESAASVDVQEHADAPVAGEPS from the coding sequence GTGGACGAGCAGGAGGTGACCGGCACCGATCCCGCCGGCGACGTCGCGATGGCCCGGCCCGACCCGGCGGCCCCGGCCCCCGGCGGGCGACTGCGGCGGCGCGCCCTGCGCACCCGCTCGGTCGAGGAGGAGGAGGGCCTGGCGCACCGGCTCTTCCAGCAGTGGAGCCAGCTGCGCGACGAGCGGGAGCGCCGGCTGACCCCGCCCGAGCTGGTCAGCGGGGCCGACGCCTACCCGCGCACCCACGTGCCGCCGGGCGTCGAGCTCGCGGCGGCCTGGGCATGGCGCTTCCTGGTCATCGTGGCGGCCGGCGCGGTGATCGCCTGGACCGTCGGCTACCTCTCGGTGATCGTGCTGCCGATCGTGGTCGCGCTGCTGGTCACGGCGCTGGCCGTGCCCGCGGTCGACCTGCTGACCCGGCTGCGGGTGCCGCGCGGGCTCGCCGCGCTGCTGGTCGTGGTGGGCGGGCTGGCCACGGTCAGCGCGCTGCTCACCTTCGTGGGCCAGCAGGTGGCCAACGGCGCCACCGACCTGGCAGAGCAGACCGTCGCCGGCCTGGGCCAGATCCGCGGCTGGCTCGAGGACGGGCCGCTCAACGCCAGCGACTCCCAGGTCGACCGGTGGATCAACGACGCACAGCGCCTGATCACCGACCAGACCAGCGACGGCCAGGTGGTCACCCGGCTCACCGAGGTGGGCACCACGCTGACCCACGTCTTCGCCGGCTTCTTCATCGTCCTCTTCTCCACCTACTTCTTCATGGCCGACGGCCAGCGGATCTGGTCGTGGCTGGTGCGCCTCGCGCCGCGGGTGGCCCGCCCCCGGGTCGACTCCTCGGGTCGCGTCGCCTGGATCTCGCTGACCCAGTTCGTGCGGGCCACCGTCGTGGTCGCCCTCGTCGACGCCGTCGGCATCGCCGGCTGGGCCTGGTTCCTCGGGGTGCCCTTCGTGGCCGCCATCGGCGTGCTGGTCTTCCTGGGCGCCTTCGTGCCGATGATCGGTGCCACCATCGCGGGCACGGTCGCGATCCTCGTGGCGCTGGTCGACCAGGGGCCGGTGGCCGCGCTGCTGATGCTGGTCGGGGTGATCGTGGTCCAGCAGGTCGAGGGCCACGTGCTGCAGCCCTTCCTGATGGGCCGCTGGGTCTCGGTGCACCCGCTGGCGGTGATCGTCGCGATCGCCACCGGCGTGCTGGTCGCCGGCATCGCCGGGGCCCTGGTCGCGGTGCCGCTGGCCGCGGCGCTCAACGCCGTGGTGCAGCACCTCGCCGCCAACACCGCCCCGGGCGACGACCCCGAGGAGGAGCTCGCCGAGGACTACGGCGAGAGCGCCGCCTCGGTCGACGTGCAGGAGCACGCCGACGCCCCGGTCGCGGGGGAGCCGTCGTGA
- a CDS encoding serine/threonine-protein kinase has translation MVSPLLNDRYELGPLLGSGGMADVHRATDRLLDRQVAVKVLRDVAGDPADRARFTAEARTLANLSHRGLVTVLDAGIDEEHPFLVMELVEGRALSAALAEGPLGAVETARVGAELASTLAHTHDRGVVHRDLKPANVLLGDDRRVKLADFGIARLIGDTVRHTRTGTAVGTAAYLSPEQVRGEDVSTAVDVYSLGLVLLESLTGERAFPGSPTESAMARLHRDPDVPSTLDDRWRRLLLAMTAADPAQRPAAHEVAASLEDLRAPRAADPTAVLTAPVRVTARVPGETLPDRAGAAVAHAPGRLWARLRETPAHQRGVAGAVAAVLLLVLVAGLASGGDDASGEQPPAQQGQGQDQQGRGR, from the coding sequence GTGGTCTCCCCCCTCCTCAACGACAGGTACGAGCTCGGCCCGCTGCTGGGCTCGGGCGGGATGGCCGACGTGCACCGGGCCACCGACCGGCTGCTGGACCGCCAGGTGGCGGTCAAGGTGCTGCGCGACGTGGCCGGCGACCCGGCCGACCGGGCCCGCTTCACCGCCGAGGCCCGCACCCTGGCCAACCTGTCGCACCGCGGCCTGGTCACCGTCCTCGACGCCGGTATCGACGAGGAGCACCCGTTCCTGGTGATGGAGCTGGTCGAGGGCCGCGCGCTGTCGGCCGCGCTGGCCGAGGGCCCGCTGGGCGCGGTGGAGACCGCCCGGGTGGGCGCCGAGCTGGCCTCCACGCTGGCCCACACCCACGACCGGGGCGTGGTGCACCGCGACCTCAAGCCCGCCAACGTGCTGCTCGGCGACGACCGCCGGGTCAAGCTGGCCGACTTCGGCATCGCCCGGCTGATCGGCGACACCGTGCGCCACACCCGCACCGGCACCGCGGTGGGCACCGCCGCCTACCTCTCCCCCGAGCAGGTCCGCGGCGAGGACGTCAGCACCGCCGTCGACGTCTACTCCCTGGGCCTGGTGCTGCTGGAGTCGCTGACCGGTGAGCGCGCCTTCCCCGGCAGCCCCACCGAGTCCGCGATGGCCCGGCTGCACCGCGACCCCGACGTGCCCAGCACCCTCGACGACCGCTGGCGGCGGCTGCTGCTCGCGATGACCGCCGCCGACCCGGCGCAGCGCCCCGCCGCCCACGAGGTCGCCGCGTCGCTGGAGGACCTGCGTGCGCCCCGGGCTGCCGACCCGACCGCGGTGCTGACCGCCCCCGTGCGGGTCACCGCACGGGTGCCGGGCGAGACCTTGCCCGACCGGGCCGGCGCCGCGGTCGCGCACGCCCCGGGCCGGCTGTGGGCGCGGCTGCGCGAGACCCCGGCCCACCAGCGCGGTGTGGCCGGCGCGGTCGCCGCCGTCCTCCTGCTGGTGCTCGTCGCGGGGCTGGCCTCCGGTGGCGACGACGCCTCCGGCGAGCAGCCCCCTGCCCAGCAGGGCCAGGGGCAGGACCAGCAGGGCCGGGGCCGATGA